In Corylus avellana chromosome ca2, CavTom2PMs-1.0, the following proteins share a genomic window:
- the LOC132172736 gene encoding protein IQ-DOMAIN 21, which translates to MAPISKKWFRVVRRKFHRSSHTDTIFSDSKTSPKISSSSEETTVAGQEIFKTASFEEDNVAASPTPSSSSLKKDSTKAIKIQPFFRGYLAKPAFRAPKSVVKTSRSTIRLGKSRSCFRIAQRKSRKPSHTNNRASSSIEEASEDPTVAASSSQKTEMTREDMAAVKIQAFFRGHLARRAYRALKSLVKLQAVARGVCARRQARIALHCMHALTRLQVRVRARQLLNSEEVV; encoded by the exons ATGGCGCCCATATCCAAGAAATGGTTCAGAGTGGTCCGAAGAAAGTTTCACAGATCATCTCACACAGACACCATTTTTTCCGATTCCAAAACAAGCCCAAAAATTTCAAGTTCCAGTGAAGAAACAACAGTTGCTGGACAAGAAATATTCAAAACAGCGAGTTTTGAAGAAGATAATGTTGCAGCTTCACCAACACCATCGTCATCATCCCTAAAGAAGGATTCAACCAAAGCCATTAAAATCCAACCATTTTTTAGAGGCTATCTT GCAAAACCGGCATTTCGAGCTCCTAAGAGCGTGGTAAAAACCTCAAGAAGTACTATACGATTGGGGAAGTCCCGGAGTTGCTTCAGAATAGCTCAAAGAAAGTCCCGTAAACCATCTCACACCAACAATAGAGCTAGCAGTTCCATTGAAGAAGCCTCTGAAGACCCCACTGTTGCAGCTTCATCATCCCAGAAGACAGAAATGACCAGAGAAGATATGGCAGCGGTCAAGATCCAAGCATTTTTCAGGGGCCATCTT GCAAGACGGGCATATAGAGCACTTAAGAGTCTAGTGAAGCTACAAGCAGTGGCTCGTGGGGTGTGCGCCAGGAGACAGGCACGTATAGCCCTACATTGCATGCATGCGCTCACACGATTGCAGGTCCGGGTTCGTGCACGACAATTACTTAACAGTGAAGAGGTGGTATGA